A region of Allocoleopsis franciscana PCC 7113 DNA encodes the following proteins:
- a CDS encoding ribulose bisphosphate carboxylase small subunit produces MSYYISPRFLNKLSVHITKNYLDLPGVRVPLILGIHGRKGEGKSFQCELVFERMGVEAVHMSAGELESPDAGDPARLIRLRYREAAELIRVRGKMAVLMINDLDAGAGRFDQGTQYTVNTQLVNGTLMNIADNPTDVQLPGSYDSTPLHRVPILVTGNDFSTLYAPLIRDGRMEKFYWEPDREDRIGIVSGIFSEDGLPRQQIEQLVDTFPGQPIDFFSALRSRIYDEQILQFIQKIGFERISSRIVNSAEEAPKFPKPNFNLSRLIEFGNLLRGEQKQVENMGLVREYNQALSSQQKNQQSQDISRPDNRQLENSQTDTRNELVNQPISANGSNGLNSSRTPSKPVPNGPLDLETQEQIRELLAQGYRLSIEHGNERRVRSNAWQSGISFQGDEASQIIIDLAELLAEHNGEYVRLIGFDPKAKRRVLEKIVQRPN; encoded by the coding sequence ATGAGCTACTACATTTCTCCCCGCTTTTTAAACAAACTTTCCGTTCACATCACCAAAAATTATCTCGACCTCCCAGGAGTGCGCGTTCCTTTAATTCTCGGCATTCATGGACGCAAGGGAGAGGGAAAATCCTTTCAATGCGAGTTAGTCTTTGAGCGAATGGGAGTTGAAGCCGTCCACATGTCGGCGGGTGAATTAGAAAGCCCGGATGCTGGTGATCCAGCACGTTTAATCCGCCTGCGCTATCGAGAAGCGGCTGAACTCATCCGGGTACGCGGCAAAATGGCTGTCCTGATGATCAACGACTTAGATGCAGGTGCAGGGCGCTTCGATCAAGGGACTCAATATACAGTCAATACCCAGTTGGTAAACGGCACATTAATGAATATTGCCGATAATCCTACTGATGTGCAACTTCCTGGAAGTTACGATTCAACGCCACTTCATAGGGTGCCAATTCTGGTTACAGGAAATGACTTTTCTACTCTATATGCGCCCTTAATCCGAGATGGTCGGATGGAGAAGTTTTACTGGGAACCCGATCGCGAAGACAGAATTGGTATTGTTAGTGGTATCTTTTCGGAAGATGGGCTACCTCGTCAGCAGATTGAACAACTTGTTGATACCTTTCCAGGTCAACCTATTGACTTTTTTAGTGCGTTGCGATCGCGTATTTACGATGAACAAATCCTGCAATTCATCCAAAAAATTGGGTTTGAGCGCATTTCCTCCCGAATCGTGAATAGTGCTGAAGAAGCACCAAAATTTCCCAAACCAAATTTTAATCTGTCTCGCTTAATTGAATTTGGGAACCTCTTGAGGGGTGAACAGAAGCAGGTAGAAAACATGGGGCTGGTAAGGGAATATAATCAAGCTCTATCTTCACAGCAGAAAAATCAACAATCTCAAGATATATCTCGTCCAGATAATCGGCAACTGGAAAACTCACAAACAGATACTAGAAATGAGTTAGTCAATCAGCCAATCAGCGCCAACGGTTCCAACGGATTAAACAGTTCCAGAACACCCAGCAAACCCGTACCGAATGGGCCATTAGATTTAGAAACTCAGGAGCAAATTCGTGAGCTTTTGGCTCAAGGATATCGCCTAAGTATCGAACATGGCAATGAGCGTCGAGTCCGTAGTAATGCATGGCAAAGTGGTATCTCATTCCAGGGAGATGAAGCATCGCAAATAATCATTGACTTGGCAGAACTCCTAGCTGAGCATAACGGCGAGTATGTACGATTAATTGGCTTCGATCCTAAAGCCAAACGACGAGTTTTGGAAAAGATTGTTCAGCGACCAAACTGA
- a CDS encoding Eco57I restriction-modification methylase domain-containing protein, with translation MVTQQANALFHRKTLNKALRAFTFPPDLAVRHQKIQPWIATLKTGTLNQVKEVSLHGDFLKDTFQEILGYRSVIQGGGKSWELHAEQAISDGGGSADGALGFFTAVEGKKGKVKLQGRVVAPIELKGAKDDLDRPAPGRKESAVEQGWRYANYTPDCRWVIVSNYRELRLYQTSKTPAYYERFLLTELADIEAFKRFYFLLCRDNFLPKTPQELSATDQLLAASNEAQEEITKQLYSEYKDVRLSLVKHFRFTGSKDIPDRDRTLIEKAQKTLDRLLFVAFCEDRGLLPPKTIAQAHDYKDPYNPRPIWDNYKAVFRWVDKGNDNPPIPGYNGGIFQIDPLLDEQLTVPDPICSQLKQLTRFDFDTEVSVDILGRIFEQSVTDLEELKAEATGQDYNKKKGKRKTQGVFYTPAFITQYIVEVALGGYLKQREQEIRDRPLGGAKGNRFQLEQIPKKNTKQRRETEIKLWETYRDEVLRKTRVIDPACGSGAFLIAAFDYLMREYERVNQAIAALELQGDSSAEFVGQRSLFDLNKTILNSNLYGVDLSPESVEITKLSLWLKTAEAGQTLTYLDDNIKVGNSIVDDPSMAESAFNWSTEFADVFVTGGFDVVIGNPPYVRQELLSDIKPYLKAHYESYDSVADLYIYFYEKGIKILKTGGVLSYIVTNKWLRAGYGEPLRQFFSQNTVFEQIIDFGHTPIFEDADTFPCIVAVQKPVKPVASETQEVVKPKPQSPVLICPVPREKLSDINLIQYVQQEGYSIPWSRFTDEAWSLEPPAVDELMQKIRNVGVPLKDFAGVKPCYGIKTGLNEAFLIDNKTRNYLIQADPKATQVIKPYLRGQDIKRWVPDWGGLWIILLKSSSNYEWSWSQAETIDTAEEVFKNTFPSLHQHLKPFEEKLRQRSDQGKYWWELRSCAYYSVFEQPKIITQDLATYSWFCFDDSGFYPVNTCYIWSTSDLYVLGWLCSPITWWICHRTLQHGINDTLRMFREQVEVLPIAPPTDEIRAEIEFIVSRLIEITKANQEADREVLDWLLVEQGIEKPGQKLNDFASLDADAFVQEVKKRKPKSSGGMMPAVLKSVRQVYSDYAPEIQARKTEALTLEHRLSDLVNQAYGLTPEEIDLMWKTAPPRMPIRR, from the coding sequence ATGGTGACGCAACAAGCTAACGCTCTTTTTCATCGCAAAACCCTCAACAAAGCACTGCGGGCGTTTACGTTTCCACCCGACTTGGCAGTACGTCACCAGAAAATTCAACCGTGGATTGCCACCCTCAAAACGGGCACTCTGAATCAAGTTAAAGAAGTGTCCCTGCATGGAGATTTTCTTAAGGATACATTTCAAGAAATCTTGGGTTATCGGTCAGTGATTCAGGGTGGGGGGAAGTCTTGGGAACTTCACGCCGAGCAAGCGATATCTGATGGTGGAGGTTCTGCTGATGGCGCTTTGGGCTTTTTTACGGCTGTTGAGGGTAAGAAGGGTAAAGTTAAGCTCCAGGGACGGGTAGTTGCTCCGATTGAACTCAAAGGAGCTAAGGATGATTTGGATAGACCTGCACCAGGACGTAAAGAATCAGCCGTTGAGCAAGGCTGGCGTTATGCCAACTACACCCCCGATTGTCGCTGGGTGATTGTTTCTAATTATCGAGAACTGCGACTGTATCAAACCAGTAAGACTCCAGCCTACTACGAGCGGTTTTTGCTGACAGAATTGGCAGACATCGAAGCGTTTAAGCGGTTCTACTTTCTGTTGTGCCGTGACAACTTTCTCCCCAAAACACCGCAAGAGCTTTCAGCCACTGACCAATTATTAGCAGCGTCAAATGAGGCTCAAGAGGAGATTACCAAGCAACTTTATTCCGAGTATAAAGATGTCCGTCTTAGCTTGGTTAAGCATTTTCGCTTCACTGGTTCAAAAGATATTCCCGATCGAGATCGAACTTTAATTGAAAAAGCTCAAAAAACCTTAGACCGATTGTTATTCGTTGCCTTCTGTGAGGATAGAGGTTTACTCCCACCTAAAACCATTGCTCAGGCTCACGACTACAAAGACCCTTACAATCCTAGACCGATTTGGGATAACTATAAAGCCGTATTTCGTTGGGTGGATAAGGGAAATGATAACCCGCCAATTCCTGGATATAATGGGGGTATTTTTCAAATTGACCCACTTTTAGATGAACAGTTAACTGTTCCCGACCCGATATGTTCTCAGCTTAAGCAGTTAACGCGATTTGATTTTGATACAGAGGTTTCTGTCGATATTCTGGGTCGCATCTTTGAGCAATCCGTTACCGATTTGGAAGAGTTGAAGGCAGAAGCTACAGGTCAGGACTATAACAAGAAAAAGGGAAAACGGAAAACTCAAGGGGTGTTTTATACCCCAGCGTTTATTACTCAGTACATTGTCGAGGTAGCGCTGGGTGGGTATCTCAAACAGCGAGAACAGGAAATCCGCGATCGCCCCTTGGGCGGTGCCAAAGGCAATCGCTTCCAATTAGAGCAGATTCCTAAAAAGAATACCAAGCAGCGACGGGAAACGGAAATTAAGCTTTGGGAAACATACCGAGATGAGGTACTTAGGAAAACACGAGTGATTGACCCCGCTTGCGGTTCAGGAGCGTTTTTAATCGCAGCCTTTGATTATTTGATGCGAGAATATGAACGGGTGAATCAGGCTATAGCTGCACTGGAACTTCAGGGAGATAGCAGTGCTGAATTCGTGGGTCAGCGAAGTTTGTTTGATTTAAACAAAACCATTCTCAACAGCAATTTGTATGGTGTTGATTTATCGCCTGAGTCGGTAGAAATTACCAAGCTTTCCTTATGGCTAAAAACGGCTGAAGCGGGTCAAACTTTAACTTACTTGGATGACAATATTAAGGTGGGCAACTCAATTGTGGATGACCCATCTATGGCAGAGAGCGCCTTTAACTGGTCAACTGAGTTTGCAGATGTCTTTGTTACGGGTGGGTTTGATGTGGTGATTGGGAATCCACCTTATGTAAGGCAGGAATTGTTATCAGACATCAAACCTTATCTTAAGGCTCATTATGAATCTTATGACAGTGTTGCTGACCTGTACATTTACTTCTATGAAAAAGGAATAAAGATTCTCAAAACAGGTGGGGTACTTTCTTATATTGTGACGAATAAGTGGTTAAGGGCTGGCTATGGTGAACCGCTACGTCAGTTCTTTTCCCAAAACACTGTGTTTGAGCAAATTATTGATTTTGGACACACCCCAATTTTTGAGGATGCTGATACATTTCCCTGTATTGTTGCAGTGCAGAAGCCAGTTAAGCCTGTAGCATCTGAGACACAGGAAGTAGTCAAGCCAAAACCTCAGTCACCCGTGTTAATTTGTCCAGTTCCAAGAGAAAAATTATCTGATATCAATCTAATTCAATATGTTCAACAAGAAGGCTATAGCATTCCTTGGTCACGTTTTACGGATGAGGCTTGGAGTCTGGAACCGCCTGCTGTTGATGAGTTGATGCAGAAGATTAGGAATGTGGGAGTACCGCTCAAGGATTTTGCTGGAGTGAAGCCTTGTTATGGAATAAAAACAGGATTAAACGAAGCGTTTTTAATTGACAATAAAACTCGAAATTATCTAATTCAAGCCGATCCCAAAGCAACTCAAGTTATTAAACCTTATCTCCGAGGTCAGGATATTAAGCGTTGGGTTCCTGATTGGGGTGGTTTGTGGATTATACTGCTGAAATCTAGTAGTAATTATGAATGGTCTTGGAGCCAAGCTGAAACTATAGATACAGCAGAAGAAGTGTTTAAAAATACCTTTCCCTCCCTACATCAACACCTGAAGCCTTTTGAGGAGAAACTGCGTCAGCGTTCTGACCAAGGAAAATATTGGTGGGAACTTCGTTCGTGTGCCTACTACTCAGTTTTTGAACAGCCTAAGATTATCACTCAAGATTTGGCGACTTACTCCTGGTTTTGCTTTGATGATTCTGGATTCTATCCAGTTAATACTTGTTACATCTGGTCAACATCAGACCTTTATGTGCTTGGATGGCTTTGCTCTCCGATAACGTGGTGGATTTGTCATCGGACTTTGCAGCATGGAATTAATGACACACTGCGTATGTTCAGAGAACAGGTAGAAGTTTTACCCATTGCCCCACCCACAGATGAAATCCGCGCCGAAATAGAATTCATAGTTAGTCGCTTAATTGAAATCACAAAAGCCAACCAAGAAGCTGATAGAGAGGTACTAGACTGGTTACTGGTTGAACAGGGAATTGAGAAACCAGGACAGAAACTTAATGACTTTGCCAGCCTTGATGCTGATGCTTTTGTGCAGGAAGTTAAGAAGCGAAAACCAAAATCATCCGGTGGAATGATGCCTGCTGTACTTAAAAGTGTTCGTCAAGTTTACAGCGATTATGCCCCAGAAATTCAAGCCCGTAAAACTGAAGCTTTGACTTTAGAACATCGTCTTTCTGATTTGGTGAATCAAGCTTATGGACTAACACCCGAAGAAATTGACTTAATGTGGAAGACAGCACCCCCACGAATGCCGATCAGGAGGTAA
- the panB gene encoding 3-methyl-2-oxobutanoate hydroxymethyltransferase: MAVTTQQLIQWKQQGRPIVVLTAWDYAISQLLDAAGVDILLVGDSLAMVTLGYPTTLPVTLEEMLHHTKAVRRGVKRALVVCDLPFLSYQESPQQAIHSAGRVLKETGAQAVKLEGGYPKMAQTVAQLTAVGIPVMGHVGLTPQSVHQLGYRQQGKTADEGERILQEAIALYEAGAFAIVLEHIPDDLSMRITGKIPIPTIGIGAGPHCDGQVLVTSDVLGLSDRMPPFAKPYVNLRQVITQAVEEFSREVRERQFPEDVN; the protein is encoded by the coding sequence ATGGCAGTTACAACCCAGCAACTCATTCAATGGAAGCAACAGGGGCGTCCGATTGTGGTACTCACGGCTTGGGACTATGCGATTTCCCAGTTGTTGGATGCGGCTGGCGTCGATATTCTCTTAGTTGGGGATTCCTTGGCTATGGTCACGTTGGGTTACCCAACGACCCTGCCTGTAACGTTGGAGGAAATGCTGCATCATACTAAAGCCGTGCGACGGGGTGTGAAACGGGCGTTAGTGGTGTGTGACTTACCGTTTTTGAGTTATCAAGAAAGTCCTCAGCAAGCGATTCATTCAGCCGGTCGCGTGTTGAAGGAAACTGGGGCACAGGCGGTGAAGTTGGAAGGCGGATATCCTAAGATGGCTCAAACTGTTGCTCAGTTAACAGCCGTGGGTATTCCGGTGATGGGACATGTAGGGTTGACACCTCAATCGGTGCATCAGTTGGGCTATCGGCAGCAGGGGAAAACAGCGGATGAGGGGGAGCGAATTTTGCAAGAAGCGATCGCACTTTATGAGGCGGGGGCGTTTGCGATCGTCTTAGAGCATATTCCCGATGATTTGTCAATGCGAATTACGGGAAAGATTCCGATTCCCACGATTGGAATTGGTGCGGGGCCACATTGCGATGGACAGGTACTCGTTACCTCTGATGTACTCGGACTGTCAGATAGAATGCCACCGTTTGCCAAGCCTTATGTGAACTTGCGGCAGGTGATTACACAGGCCGTGGAGGAATTTAGTCGTGAGGTGCGAGAACGGCAATTCCCGGAGGATGTTAATTAA
- a CDS encoding helix-turn-helix domain-containing protein codes for MKFPLLFGGRQFDDSSNQLGIMVEEKKLNFNPDVPTLKQVRERLGMTQEEFGQALGISGNTISRYERGVHQRIKFTIAQMKRLQELLEKAGLSIKDLPDDVE; via the coding sequence TTGAAGTTTCCTTTGTTGTTTGGTGGTCGGCAATTCGACGATTCGTCGAATCAACTGGGTATAATGGTAGAGGAAAAAAAATTAAATTTCAACCCCGATGTGCCAACTTTGAAGCAAGTCCGGGAACGGCTGGGGATGACACAAGAGGAGTTCGGACAGGCGTTAGGAATATCCGGCAACACAATTAGCCGCTATGAACGGGGAGTACATCAACGCATTAAATTTACGATCGCTCAGATGAAGCGATTGCAAGAGCTTCTGGAGAAAGCTGGACTGTCGATTAAAGATTTACCGGATGATGTCGAGTAA
- a CDS encoding form I ribulose bisphosphate carboxylase large subunit, with protein MSYSKTSTQSKAGYDAGVKDYKLTYYTPDYTPKDTDVLAAFRVTPQPGVPPEEAGAAVAAESSTGTWTTVWTDLLTDLDRYKGRCYDIEPVPGEDNQFIAFIAYPLDLFEEGSVTNLLTSLVGNVFGFKALRALRLEDLRIPIAYMKTFQGPPHGITVERDKLNKYGRPLLGCTIKPKLGLSAKNYGRAVYECLRGGLDFTKDDENINSQPFMRWRDRFLFVQEAIEKAQAETGEIKGHYLNVTAPTCEEMMERAEFAKEIKTPIIMHDYLTGGFTANTSLAKWCRRNGVLLHIHRAMHAVIDRQKNHGIHFRVLAKCLRMSGGDHLHSGTVVGKLEGEKGITMGFVDLMREDHIEQDRARGIYFTQDWASMPGVMPVASGGIHVWHMPALVEIFGDDSCLQFGGGTLGHPWGNAPGATANRVALEACIQARNEGRNLFREGGDVIREACKWSPELAAACELWKEIKFEFEAMDTV; from the coding sequence ATGTCCTACTCTAAAACCAGCACTCAGTCCAAAGCTGGGTACGACGCCGGGGTAAAAGATTATAAATTAACTTATTACACTCCGGATTACACCCCTAAAGATACTGATGTCCTGGCGGCGTTTCGCGTAACTCCACAGCCTGGAGTTCCTCCAGAAGAAGCGGGTGCTGCTGTGGCTGCTGAATCTTCCACTGGTACCTGGACGACTGTGTGGACAGACTTGCTGACTGACCTTGATCGCTATAAGGGTCGTTGTTACGATATCGAACCGGTTCCCGGCGAAGATAATCAGTTTATTGCGTTCATCGCCTATCCTTTGGATCTGTTTGAAGAAGGTTCTGTCACCAACTTGCTTACCTCTTTGGTAGGTAACGTGTTTGGTTTCAAAGCCCTGCGTGCACTGCGTTTGGAAGACCTGCGGATTCCCATCGCTTACATGAAGACGTTCCAAGGCCCACCTCACGGGATTACCGTTGAGCGTGACAAGCTGAACAAGTACGGTCGTCCTCTGTTGGGTTGTACGATTAAGCCCAAGCTGGGTCTGTCTGCGAAGAACTACGGTCGTGCGGTTTATGAGTGTCTGCGCGGTGGTCTAGACTTCACCAAAGACGACGAAAACATCAACTCCCAGCCCTTCATGCGCTGGCGCGATCGCTTCCTGTTCGTTCAAGAAGCTATTGAGAAAGCACAGGCTGAAACCGGTGAAATCAAAGGTCACTACCTCAACGTCACCGCCCCCACCTGTGAAGAAATGATGGAGCGTGCTGAGTTCGCTAAAGAAATCAAGACGCCAATCATCATGCACGACTACCTCACGGGTGGTTTCACCGCTAACACCTCTCTGGCTAAGTGGTGCCGCCGCAACGGTGTACTGCTACACATTCACCGTGCGATGCACGCTGTAATCGACCGTCAGAAGAACCACGGTATCCACTTCCGCGTACTCGCCAAGTGTCTGCGGATGTCTGGTGGTGACCACCTGCACTCCGGTACGGTTGTGGGTAAGCTTGAAGGTGAAAAAGGTATCACCATGGGCTTCGTTGACCTGATGCGCGAAGACCATATTGAACAAGACCGCGCACGGGGTATTTACTTCACTCAAGACTGGGCTTCCATGCCCGGAGTGATGCCCGTCGCTTCTGGTGGTATCCACGTTTGGCACATGCCTGCGTTGGTGGAAATCTTTGGTGATGATTCCTGCCTCCAGTTCGGTGGTGGTACTTTGGGTCACCCATGGGGTAATGCTCCTGGCGCTACCGCTAACCGTGTGGCTTTAGAAGCTTGTATCCAAGCTCGTAACGAAGGTCGCAACCTGTTCCGTGAAGGCGGCGATGTGATTCGTGAAGCTTGCAAGTGGAGTCCTGAGTTGGCAGCGGCTTGCGAACTGTGGAAGGAAATCAAGTTCGAGTTTGAAGCGATGGACACCGTCTGA
- a CDS encoding Uma2 family endonuclease — MTQVTTKRFTLAEYHRLIELGFLTEDDRVELIRGELVQMAAKGTLHSVCNTKLARELDRLVENLAVIRGQEPIILPTNSEPEPDVVIVRGQPDDYLLNHPYPKDVLLLIEVSDSTLVYDQTVKLSLYAEAQIQNYWIMNLVANQVERYTQPYQDSQGNFGYRIRQIALRNEIVTIPGFSDLLLDLNLVFPGL, encoded by the coding sequence ATGACCCAAGTTACAACTAAGCGCTTTACATTAGCTGAATATCATCGCCTGATTGAATTAGGTTTTTTAACTGAAGATGATCGGGTGGAGTTGATTCGGGGAGAATTAGTACAAATGGCAGCTAAGGGTACGCTGCATTCAGTTTGCAATACCAAATTAGCGCGAGAGTTGGATCGGTTAGTAGAAAATCTCGCTGTTATTCGTGGACAAGAACCCATCATATTGCCTACTAATAGTGAGCCAGAACCGGATGTTGTAATTGTACGAGGACAGCCTGATGATTATTTATTGAATCATCCCTATCCCAAGGATGTTTTATTGCTAATTGAAGTATCAGATTCAACTTTAGTGTATGACCAGACTGTAAAGCTATCGTTGTATGCAGAAGCTCAGATTCAGAATTACTGGATTATGAATTTGGTGGCTAATCAAGTAGAACGTTATACTCAGCCTTATCAAGATAGTCAAGGGAATTTCGGTTACCGTATCAGACAGATTGCTTTACGGAATGAAATAGTGACAATTCCTGGTTTTTCCGACTTATTGCTGGATCTAAATTTGGTGTTTCCAGGGTTATGA
- a CDS encoding ligand-binding sensor domain-containing protein → MAFLTAHIRFLMSVTLLGLSLAHPRAIAQTLVQTNTELDFPPTYTDSGSQTPVYTGDPPPPLSGPLPPERLRQDSAPLPTDFRVSALQPDFTGDLWVGGWTGLARINPNSGRVLARIALPNYTIGALAQDKVGRIWVGSYEGLLRVDPRSNEVTAQNFTLPSNRVLSLLIDRRGYLWVGSDRGLTLISPDQGLLMTTLQKLPGVSANALTLDQEGQLWVGTLEGLVRVDTASALVIGRIPSLPGTTVQTLALSPDGKLWAGTPNSLLVIDPETREVLRSVTPLRGRNVTSVRFAQDGSVWVGTDNGLLKLKPDSGAVLGEVPDLPSSRVLSLSPDTGNKLWVGTTEGLAWVSQTTGQVRPHLAFTRENPRESF, encoded by the coding sequence ATGGCGTTTTTAACAGCCCATATCCGTTTTTTGATGAGTGTGACCTTACTAGGGTTGAGCTTAGCCCACCCCAGAGCGATCGCTCAAACGTTGGTGCAGACAAATACTGAGTTAGACTTTCCCCCAACTTACACTGACTCAGGCAGCCAAACACCCGTCTACACCGGCGACCCACCGCCACCATTAAGTGGGCCATTGCCCCCGGAACGCCTACGCCAAGACAGCGCACCTCTGCCAACTGATTTCCGCGTCAGTGCATTACAACCTGACTTTACCGGCGACCTTTGGGTGGGAGGTTGGACAGGGTTAGCTAGAATTAATCCTAATAGCGGACGAGTGTTGGCTCGCATTGCCCTTCCCAATTACACCATCGGCGCTTTAGCCCAAGATAAAGTAGGACGAATTTGGGTGGGCAGTTATGAAGGATTGTTGCGCGTAGACCCCCGCAGTAATGAAGTAACAGCACAGAATTTTACCTTGCCTTCTAACCGCGTGTTGTCGTTGTTGATTGATCGCCGGGGCTATCTTTGGGTCGGAAGCGATCGCGGTCTTACCCTAATCAGTCCTGACCAAGGATTATTGATGACGACCTTGCAAAAACTTCCCGGTGTCAGCGCTAACGCTCTTACTTTAGATCAAGAAGGCCAGCTTTGGGTGGGAACCCTAGAAGGACTAGTGCGTGTTGATACTGCCAGTGCTTTAGTCATCGGTCGCATTCCCAGCCTACCTGGAACCACGGTACAAACCCTTGCTCTATCACCAGATGGTAAACTCTGGGCTGGAACTCCCAATAGTTTACTCGTCATAGACCCAGAAACTCGCGAAGTCCTGCGCTCCGTTACCCCACTGCGAGGACGTAACGTTACCTCTGTGCGCTTTGCTCAAGATGGGAGTGTTTGGGTAGGGACAGATAACGGCTTGTTGAAACTCAAACCGGATAGTGGCGCTGTTCTCGGTGAAGTCCCTGACCTTCCTTCCAGCCGTGTCCTATCCCTGTCTCCCGATACAGGTAACAAGTTATGGGTGGGAACAACCGAAGGATTAGCCTGGGTGAGTCAGACAACCGGTCAAGTTAGACCTCATTTGGCTTTCACTCGTGAAAATCCTAGAGAAAGTTTTTAA
- the rcbX gene encoding RuBisCO chaperone RbcX, protein MDLKRVAKDAAKTLSSYMTYQALRVVMEQLSETDPPQSLWLHGFSSKISVQDGEAFIRALLQEKQDLAFRIMTVRQHLAEEVADYLPEMVRAAIQQSNMEHRRQHLERITQLTVSEPPSSSEQPTDSES, encoded by the coding sequence ATGGATTTAAAGCGAGTTGCCAAAGACGCTGCTAAGACGTTGAGCAGCTATATGACCTATCAAGCACTGCGGGTCGTCATGGAGCAATTAAGTGAAACTGACCCACCTCAGTCACTTTGGCTGCATGGCTTCTCCTCTAAGATTAGTGTCCAAGATGGAGAAGCTTTCATCCGGGCATTACTTCAGGAAAAGCAAGATCTGGCGTTTCGGATCATGACCGTGCGGCAGCACTTGGCGGAGGAAGTGGCAGACTACTTACCAGAAATGGTGCGTGCTGCCATCCAGCAGTCAAATATGGAACATCGGCGTCAGCATCTAGAGCGGATTACGCAACTCACCGTTTCTGAACCCCCGTCCAGTTCCGAACAGCCAACGGACTCGGAAAGTTAA
- a CDS encoding ribulose bisphosphate carboxylase small subunit, translating into MQTLPKERRFETLSYLPPLTDSQIVKQVQYILDQGYIPAVEFSDNSEPEHHYWTLWKLPLFKARSTQEVMAEVDACRSDYRDSYIRVVGFDNVKQCQVLSFIIHKPNTNARGRF; encoded by the coding sequence ATGCAAACTTTACCGAAAGAGCGTCGTTTTGAAACCCTTTCCTACTTGCCCCCGCTGACTGATTCTCAAATTGTCAAGCAAGTTCAATACATTTTGGATCAAGGGTATATCCCCGCTGTAGAATTCAGCGACAATTCAGAACCAGAGCATCACTACTGGACATTGTGGAAGTTACCCCTTTTCAAAGCTCGCAGCACTCAAGAAGTGATGGCTGAAGTGGATGCTTGCCGTTCTGACTATCGCGACTCTTACATCCGTGTGGTGGGTTTTGATAATGTGAAGCAGTGCCAAGTGCTGAGCTTCATCATTCACAAGCCCAATACCAATGCTCGTGGTCGCTTCTAA